Sequence from the Tardiphaga sp. 709 genome:
TCGTAATGGGCCTTGGCGCTGCCCATCATGCCCTGCCGCCACCAGTTCCAGATCACCGCCTGCGACGGTTTGGCGTCCGGCCGATTGTAGCCATAGAAGGGGCCACTCGCGAATTCCAGATAGAACCGGGATCGGCTTGCTGCGAGCTGCTGCCGCAGGCCATCGAACACCTCGATCGGCAGACCGCCCGGATTGGTTTTTGTCTTCACCATCAATGGCGGCACCGCACCGATCAGCACCAGCCTGGCAACACGACCGTGGCCGAACCGCGCGACATAGCGTGCCGCTTCACCTCCACCGGTGGAATGGCCGATATGGATGGCATTGCGCAGATCGAGATGGGAGGCGAGCGCCGCGACGTCGGCCGCATAGTGATCCATGTCCTGACCGTCGATAGCCTGACTGGAACGGCCATGGCCGCGACGATCGTGGGCGATCACACGATAGCCTTTGCTCAGAAAAAAGAGCATCTGGTTGTCCCAGTCGTCGGACGACAGCGGCCAGCCATGATGAAACACAATTGGCTGTGCGGATTTTGCGCCCCAGTCTCGATAAAAGATCTGCGCGCCGTCATTCGTTGCGATCGAAGATGTCAGATCCGCCGCTTCTTTCGTATGAGAAAGCATGTCAGTTTCCTTTCCTGCCGCCGCGGAGGAGCGGACGGTCATCGATGCCGCATAGAGCAGCGTGGTGGCGAGCAGCTTCCGCCGCGACAATCTTGCAAGACGGCTGATCGAGCTCTTCCAGGTCATTCGTTCGTCTCCGTTTAAGTGAAAGCAGGCAGAAGCACGCAGTGCGTGAACGCCCCGAACATGATGCGGTCAGCAGCGCGGCGGTATCGTTCTGCGGATCAGCGCGGCTGGCGCTACGAATAGTTCGACCTGTTCTTCGGGATAGGTTCGGCAGCGCCATGCCGCGCCCTAAACCCCTCGCTATCTGGAGCGAGCAACCTATTCCGAGGTATTGCCGATCCTATTCGCCAGCCCAATCGATCATGGATACGGCCCGGCATAGCGTCACCGGCGCCGCGACCTGCGCGGCGATCAACAGGAGATAAACATGAGCCCAGATGTTGCTTCGCGCCCGGTTCGGACGGAGCCAGAAGAGCTGGTCCCGTCGCGCTACGCAGTGAAGATCGGCGAGATTGACGTGCTGGTGATCAGCGATGGAGTACTCCCGCTTCCAACCACCATGTTGGGCCATAATGCCGACCCGAAAGCCCGTGCTGCCTGGATGCACCACATGTTCCTACCGCCGGACGCTTTCGATTGGGCGCTCAATGCAGTCGTCGTGCGTAGCGGCGGCAAGACCATCCTCATCGACGCAGGCTTGGGATCGGACCCCGATTTGAACCTGCCGCGAGCCGGACAGTTGATCAAGCGAGTGGAGAGCGCCGGCATCAACCTCGCGTCGGTCACCGACATTGTGCTGACGCACATGCACATGGATCACATTGGCGGCCTGCTCGTCCCCGGTATCAAGGATCGGCTTCCCCCCGACGTACAGATCCATGTGGCCGCAGCCGAGGTCAGTTTTTGGGACGCGCCGGATTTCTCCCACACGGCCATGCCACCGGGCTTCCCGGATGCACTGCGGGCAACTGCCAAGCGGTTCGTCAAGGAGTATCACAACCGGCTACGGCAATTTGACGAGGAATACGAAGTCGCCCCGGGTGTGATCGTCCGTCGCACCGGTGGCCATACGCCCGGACACAGCATCGTCCGCGTGGCTTCAGGCAAAGACGCTCTCACCTTCGCCGGCGACGCCGTGTTTACGGTGGGATTCGATCATCCCGACTGGTTCAATGGCTTCGAACACGATCCCGAAGAGGCAGCACGCGTTCGCACGCGCTTGTTAAAAGAGATCGCAGCCACCGAGGAATTGCTGGTAGCCACGCACATGCCATTTCCGTCCGTCGGACGCGTGGCGATCGACGGGAATGTCTTTCGATGGGTGCCGGTGTATTGGGACTTTTGACCGCTGGATACCCGACATCCGCACGACGGCGGCCGGCCTGAATAAGGCCGGCCCGAACGAGGCTTAGCTCCTGCCATGTTTGGCGATGATCATCTACTACCGCTCATCCTGCTCAACGTCCTCGGCATTGTCGGCATCTGCGTCTGGCATCTGCAGGGCCGCGGCCGCCCAACAAGCCGCCTGATCGTACAGATCCTGTTCTTCGCCAGCATGAGCCTAGTGCTCTTCATGGCAGGGATTCCTCCGAATCGGGCTGATGATATCCACACTCATGACTTTGCCGCGCTGCTCGCAAAAATGGCTGGAGTTCTTTGGTGGACCCACCTCGCATGGACAGTAATCGGCTTCATCCACATCTATGTGAGGCTGAACCACAAACCGCGCGAAGCCCATCTGATTCAGGATATGGCCGTTGCCGTGATCTATCTGGGCGCAGTGCTCTCGATCATACGCTTTGTGTTCGGAATGCCGCTCGGCACCCTGGTGACGACCTCTGGCGTAGTCGCCGTCATCTTTGGCCTCGCGTTGCAGAACACGCTCGGAGACGTCTTCTCCGGCATCGCGCTAACGCTTGGCAGAGCCTATATGCTCGGCGACTGGATCCGATTGAGCGACGGCACCGAGGGTCGCGTCATCGAAACCAACTGGCGTTCAACCAATCTTCTCACCGGCGCCAACAACATCGTCGTATTGCCGAATAGCATTCTAGCACGCCAGGGCGTTACAAACCTTAGCCGTCCAGACGAAACGCACCTCATCGCTCTGAAAGTCCGCATAGCGACAGACAAAACCCCACGCTTCATCGAAGAGGAGTTGAAGTCCGTACTGGAAGCTAGCACTTGCATCGTCAGAGATCCCGCGCCGGTTGCTTCGCTGATGACCATTGACGCGGTCGCTGTAGAGGCAGAGCTGCAGTTCCGGGTCGCCAGCCTAGCCATAGGAACAGCAGCTAAGAACGAAATTATCCATCTGCTCCACTGTAGGTGCAGAATGAATGGTTTTTCGCTGGCAATGCCTACGGGATTGTCTCCTTGCCAAGCATATTACAGGCCAGCAGAGAAGGACTAACTCCCCGTGGTTGACGCGCCATGGTCTCGGTATGCTAATGCTGCGAGGCTCGCCAACAAGAGTTCTTGCATCGAGATCGGCGGCCGAACCAAGTCCGCATTTGCGATCATCGACGGCACCAAGAGCGGTGCCCGCAAGCTCAAAGCCCGCTTTCCCCGGCTTCCGATCCAGATCTACAACGCCCGCGACAAGAACCGTCTGGACGTTCCGGCCCCCTGACCAAGAAGCCTCTGCACCTTCATTCGGGCCTGTGCGATCCCCATATTTGGAATGGTGCCGATTCTATAACCCGAACATCCGGGCATTTCTGAATTTCTAGTCGAACTGGTCCCCTCTCCTGCGCCATGGGATCGTTACCTAGCGGAGGCGCGTCGCGCCGATACCATCACGCAGGAAGCCGTTTGATAGCGATTCTCTAACCGCTTTCTGGCGATGATAAGCGACTTAGCGATTGCGAGACAAAGAACCGCCTCATTGTCGAAATCTCCCTCGCGAACGTTGCCGCGGTGCCGATAGAGGCGCGCAGGACCTCATTCGAAAAGTGTTTGGCGGAGGCGCTCGTCAAGAAGTCCTAATGCTAACGCAGGTCCGGCCCCCTGCCCCCTGCCATCATGGGCAAAGGAGGAGCCACTGATCGTGTCAGCCCCCGGTGTGTTTAAACAGTCATTCTTTCATGGCACGCGCGCCAACCTCAAACCCGGCGATCTCATCACTGTGGGCTATCCCTCGAACTTCGAGGAAAATCGGTCTTGGTCTTGGGTATACTTTTCAAGCACTTTAGATGCTGCGATTTGGGGCGCCGAACTCGCTCTCGGAGGCATTAAAGAACGAATTTGCGTTGTGGAGCCGACAGGCTCCTTTGCAGATGATCCAAATCTCACCGATAAGAAATTCCCCGGCAACCC
This genomic interval carries:
- a CDS encoding alpha/beta hydrolase; this translates as MLSHTKEAADLTSSIATNDGAQIFYRDWGAKSAQPIVFHHGWPLSSDDWDNQMLFFLSKGYRVIAHDRRGHGRSSQAIDGQDMDHYAADVAALASHLDLRNAIHIGHSTGGGEAARYVARFGHGRVARLVLIGAVPPLMVKTKTNPGGLPIEVFDGLRQQLAASRSRFYLEFASGPFYGYNRPDAKPSQAVIWNWWRQGMMGSAKAHYECIKAFSETDFSDDLKTITVPTLILHGSEDQIVPVADSAPLSAKLLKHSVLKIYDGLPHGLCTTHADIVNADILKFISA
- a CDS encoding MBL fold metallo-hydrolase yields the protein MSPDVASRPVRTEPEELVPSRYAVKIGEIDVLVISDGVLPLPTTMLGHNADPKARAAWMHHMFLPPDAFDWALNAVVVRSGGKTILIDAGLGSDPDLNLPRAGQLIKRVESAGINLASVTDIVLTHMHMDHIGGLLVPGIKDRLPPDVQIHVAAAEVSFWDAPDFSHTAMPPGFPDALRATAKRFVKEYHNRLRQFDEEYEVAPGVIVRRTGGHTPGHSIVRVASGKDALTFAGDAVFTVGFDHPDWFNGFEHDPEEAARVRTRLLKEIAATEELLVATHMPFPSVGRVAIDGNVFRWVPVYWDF
- a CDS encoding mechanosensitive ion channel family protein, coding for MFGDDHLLPLILLNVLGIVGICVWHLQGRGRPTSRLIVQILFFASMSLVLFMAGIPPNRADDIHTHDFAALLAKMAGVLWWTHLAWTVIGFIHIYVRLNHKPREAHLIQDMAVAVIYLGAVLSIIRFVFGMPLGTLVTTSGVVAVIFGLALQNTLGDVFSGIALTLGRAYMLGDWIRLSDGTEGRVIETNWRSTNLLTGANNIVVLPNSILARQGVTNLSRPDETHLIALKVRIATDKTPRFIEEELKSVLEASTCIVRDPAPVASLMTIDAVAVEAELQFRVASLAIGTAAKNEIIHLLHCRCRMNGFSLAMPTGLSPCQAYYRPAEKD
- the arr gene encoding NAD(+)--rifampin ADP-ribosyltransferase; this encodes MVSAPGVFKQSFFHGTRANLKPGDLITVGYPSNFEENRSWSWVYFSSTLDAAIWGAELALGGIKERICVVEPTGSFADDPNLTDKKFPGNPTMSYRSKEPLLVIAEVFNWTGHAAEQLQYMKDSLAKLKEEGKQQVID